One region of Chryseobacterium sp. C-71 genomic DNA includes:
- a CDS encoding TAT-variant-translocated molybdopterin oxidoreductase, with amino-acid sequence MASNKIQFRSIHELKDPSLNGKLALKEFQEEIPVEDFLGDAEKSDASTTRRDFLKLLGFSTAAVTLAACEAPVIKTIPYVVKPHDIIPGVPNYYASTYFDGFDFASVLVKTREGRPIKIDPNPAAGDLGKTNARAQASVLSLYDNDKVKQPKFEGKDETFDKVDDFVIKGLEEAKASGKRIVLLSHSFASPTFKKLFAEFKAKYPTAELVTYDAIPYAASLDAAQEVFGQRALPVYDLKGSELVVAFQADFLGEYNAASLETSYAAARKPGANMLRHIQVESNMSLTGANADSRYRLKPSAVNKTLVEVYNAIVGGGSSDKLANELAKELSAKGSKAVVFADGSKGAQVLAHLINQKLGSVAFTGKANFLKEFDKARFNEFLGWINGGQVGVLITNNVDPIYSHHKGQDFKKSLAKVPYVIAVADKKNEMYKAAKAVIPVANWLESWGDIEPQSGVYSLMQPTIQKIYKSRQIEESLLVWKNGKNNAANNYYDYLKANSASVLGGTSFNKALYNGIVASNNATTLSYAGGNAAQAVAELGNFKASDLELVLYTKTSIGDGTQANNPWLQELPDPLTRMSWDNYLTISPKDAKDLGIENDLNARMQLDGSIVNLTVNGVTIKDVPVFIQPGQADGSVGLALGYGKKDSGATADTGVNAYPLFDGSNLVISNVKIEKTGESHEFAGIQLQNTLMGRYDIAKEVPLKEYLNVAFDDEHHGWNKPLEYHTISGALPAGKIDLWDAFDDTDGPHFNLSVDLNSCTGCGACIIACQAENNVPVVGKEEIRMSRDMYWLRIDRYYSAKEKIETKEGVERGLNVPQLYDILIEPNESPDVIFQPVMCQHCNHAPCETVCPVAATSHGKQGQNHMAYNRCIGTRYCANNCPYKVRRFNWFTYNLNDRFDFNQNNDLGRMVLNPDVVVRTRGVMEKCSMCIQQTQATILNAKKENRKVTDNEFKNSVACASACSTGSLMFGDMNDKESEVRELYSSNRRYHLLEEIGTKPNVFYHTKVRNRAEN; translated from the coding sequence ATGGCTTCAAACAAAATACAATTTAGAAGTATTCACGAACTTAAAGACCCTTCCCTAAACGGAAAGCTGGCTCTTAAAGAGTTCCAAGAAGAAATTCCGGTAGAAGATTTCTTAGGAGATGCTGAGAAAAGTGATGCTAGTACAACAAGAAGAGATTTCTTGAAGTTATTAGGTTTCTCTACTGCAGCAGTTACTTTAGCAGCTTGTGAGGCACCGGTAATCAAGACAATTCCTTATGTGGTAAAACCGCATGATATTATTCCGGGAGTTCCTAATTATTACGCTTCAACATATTTTGACGGTTTCGATTTCGCAAGTGTTTTAGTAAAAACCAGAGAAGGAAGACCTATCAAAATTGATCCGAACCCGGCAGCAGGTGATTTAGGTAAAACTAACGCAAGAGCTCAGGCAAGTGTACTTTCTCTTTATGATAACGATAAAGTAAAGCAGCCTAAGTTTGAAGGGAAAGACGAAACTTTTGATAAAGTAGATGACTTTGTAATCAAAGGTTTGGAAGAAGCGAAAGCTTCAGGTAAAAGAATTGTTTTATTATCTCACTCTTTTGCTTCACCTACATTCAAAAAACTATTTGCTGAATTTAAAGCTAAATATCCTACCGCTGAACTGGTAACTTATGATGCAATTCCTTACGCTGCTTCTTTGGATGCTGCACAGGAAGTATTCGGACAGAGAGCTTTGCCTGTTTATGACCTTAAAGGTTCTGAATTGGTGGTTGCTTTCCAGGCAGATTTTTTAGGAGAATACAACGCAGCAAGTTTAGAAACTTCTTACGCTGCAGCAAGAAAGCCAGGAGCAAACATGTTGAGACACATTCAAGTGGAATCAAACATGTCTTTAACTGGAGCTAATGCAGATTCAAGATACAGATTAAAGCCAAGTGCTGTAAACAAAACTTTGGTTGAAGTTTACAACGCAATCGTTGGAGGTGGCTCTTCAGATAAATTAGCGAATGAGCTTGCTAAAGAATTATCAGCAAAAGGCAGCAAAGCTGTAGTTTTCGCTGACGGTTCTAAAGGTGCTCAGGTTTTAGCTCACTTAATCAACCAAAAACTAGGTTCAGTAGCTTTCACTGGTAAAGCAAACTTCCTAAAAGAGTTTGATAAAGCAAGATTCAACGAATTTTTAGGATGGATAAATGGTGGACAAGTTGGTGTTTTAATCACGAACAACGTTGACCCAATCTATTCTCACCACAAAGGACAGGACTTCAAAAAATCATTGGCTAAAGTTCCTTACGTTATTGCTGTTGCAGACAAGAAAAATGAAATGTATAAAGCAGCGAAAGCTGTAATTCCTGTAGCTAACTGGCTAGAATCTTGGGGTGATATTGAGCCTCAGTCTGGAGTTTATTCATTAATGCAGCCAACAATCCAGAAAATTTACAAATCAAGACAGATTGAAGAATCTCTATTGGTTTGGAAAAACGGAAAGAATAACGCAGCAAACAACTATTACGATTATTTAAAAGCGAATTCTGCTTCTGTTTTAGGGGGAACTTCTTTCAACAAAGCTCTATATAACGGTATCGTTGCTTCTAATAATGCAACTACTTTATCTTATGCTGGCGGAAACGCTGCACAGGCTGTTGCTGAATTAGGAAACTTTAAAGCATCAGATTTAGAATTAGTTTTATATACGAAGACTTCAATAGGTGACGGAACTCAGGCAAACAACCCTTGGTTACAGGAATTACCGGATCCATTGACAAGAATGTCTTGGGATAACTACTTGACAATTTCTCCGAAAGATGCGAAAGATTTAGGTATAGAAAATGATCTAAATGCAAGAATGCAGTTAGATGGTTCTATTGTAAATCTAACGGTAAACGGAGTAACAATAAAAGACGTTCCTGTATTTATTCAGCCGGGACAAGCAGACGGATCAGTAGGTCTTGCGCTTGGTTATGGTAAAAAAGATTCAGGAGCAACTGCAGATACTGGGGTAAATGCTTATCCTTTATTTGATGGTTCTAACCTTGTTATTTCTAATGTTAAAATAGAAAAAACAGGTGAAAGCCATGAATTTGCAGGTATTCAGCTTCAAAACACTCTAATGGGGCGTTATGATATTGCTAAAGAAGTTCCGTTAAAGGAATATTTAAATGTAGCATTTGATGACGAACACCACGGATGGAACAAGCCATTGGAATATCATACGATCAGCGGTGCGTTACCAGCAGGTAAAATTGACCTTTGGGATGCATTTGATGATACAGATGGTCCTCACTTCAACCTATCAGTTGACTTGAACTCTTGTACTGGTTGTGGAGCATGTATCATTGCTTGTCAGGCAGAAAACAACGTTCCTGTTGTAGGAAAAGAAGAAATCAGAATGTCTAGAGATATGTATTGGTTAAGAATTGACCGTTACTATTCTGCAAAAGAAAAAATCGAGACTAAAGAAGGTGTTGAAAGAGGCTTAAATGTTCCTCAATTGTACGACATCTTGATTGAACCAAATGAAAGTCCAGATGTGATCTTCCAGCCGGTGATGTGTCAGCACTGTAACCACGCTCCTTGTGAAACTGTATGTCCGGTAGCGGCTACTTCACACGGTAAGCAAGGTCAAAACCACATGGCTTACAACAGATGTATCGGTACTAGATATTGTGCAAACAACTGTCCGTACAAAGTAAGACGTTTCAACTGGTTTACATATAACCTGAATGACCGTTTTGATTTTAATCAAAATAACGATTTAGGAAGAATGGTACTTAACCCGGATGTTGTTGTAAGAACAAGAGGGGTAATGGAAAAATGTTCAATGTGTATCCAACAGACTCAGGCAACCATCTTAAATGCTAAGAAGGAAAACAGAAAAGTAACAGATAATGAATTTAAAAATTCAGTAGCTTGTGCTTCGGCTTGTTCAACAGGATCACTGATGTTTGGAGACATGAATGACAAAGAATCTGAAGTGAGAGAGTTATATTCTAGCAACAGAAGATATCATTTACTTGAAGAGATAGGAACAAAACCAAACGTGTTCTATCACACTAAAGTAAGAAACAGAGCAGAAAATTAA
- a CDS encoding c-type cytochrome, which yields MISWRKHYKKGLIAIGLLLSTSASIYGQGDPANGEKLFKANCTACHALDKQVVGPALKGVVERLKSEQGLDTEWLHKWIKDNKALRASGDKYANEVFEKYNKTEMQVFPNLTDKDIDDILEYTTNPPAPVAAVAETPAQGAPAAGTPANNTTSSIVIISLLAIAALLVWILVKLRQLVKLGQSDDLAGLNETRVKSFSEIYEKYHYIGKGLLAVLAILATYGVWNWIMWIGVYKGYKPEQPIYFSHKIHAGENKIDCQLCHSSAKYGKVSEIPSMNVCMNCHRTISEYNGKYLEPGKDKAFYDGEIKKIYEATGWDSEKQQYTGKTTPVEWTRIHNMPDFVYFNHSQHVVAGEQAIINSFNKKNPDNKIDVVCKACHGKIDTMNVVQMANDFTMGWCIECHRTTEVDMNNGYNKEYFKNLHEKLKKQYPQDGGKITVDAIGGLECGKCHY from the coding sequence ATGATTAGTTGGAGAAAGCATTATAAAAAAGGGCTGATTGCGATAGGTTTATTGCTATCAACAAGTGCTTCAATTTACGGGCAAGGCGATCCTGCAAACGGTGAGAAACTTTTTAAGGCAAACTGTACGGCATGTCACGCTTTAGACAAACAAGTTGTAGGACCAGCATTGAAAGGTGTGGTAGAAAGACTTAAGTCTGAGCAGGGACTAGACACAGAATGGCTTCACAAGTGGATTAAAGACAACAAAGCACTCAGAGCTTCTGGCGACAAGTATGCCAACGAAGTTTTTGAAAAGTACAACAAGACTGAAATGCAGGTCTTTCCTAATCTTACAGATAAGGATATTGACGACATTTTAGAGTACACAACTAATCCTCCTGCACCTGTAGCTGCTGTGGCAGAAACTCCTGCACAGGGAGCACCTGCAGCAGGAACACCGGCAAATAACACGACTTCAAGTATTGTCATTATTTCACTTTTAGCAATTGCTGCTTTATTGGTTTGGATCTTAGTCAAACTGAGACAGTTAGTAAAATTAGGTCAGTCTGATGATTTAGCCGGACTTAATGAAACAAGAGTTAAATCTTTCAGTGAAATCTACGAAAAATACCACTACATCGGTAAAGGTCTTTTAGCTGTTTTGGCTATACTAGCAACTTATGGTGTATGGAACTGGATCATGTGGATCGGTGTTTACAAAGGTTATAAGCCTGAACAACCTATCTACTTCTCTCACAAAATTCACGCTGGAGAAAATAAAATCGACTGTCAATTGTGTCACTCAAGTGCTAAATACGGTAAGGTTTCTGAAATTCCTTCTATGAACGTTTGTATGAACTGTCACAGAACAATTTCCGAGTATAACGGTAAGTATCTTGAGCCAGGAAAAGATAAAGCTTTCTATGACGGCGAAATCAAGAAGATCTATGAAGCAACAGGCTGGGATTCTGAAAAACAACAGTACACGGGTAAAACAACTCCTGTAGAATGGACAAGAATTCACAACATGCCAGATTTCGTTTACTTCAACCACTCTCAGCACGTAGTAGCAGGTGAGCAAGCGATTATCAACTCATTCAACAAGAAAAATCCTGACAACAAGATTGATGTTGTATGTAAAGCATGTCACGGAAAAATTGATACAATGAATGTGGTACAAATGGCAAACGACTTCACTATGGGATGGTGTATCGAATGTCACAGAACAACAGAAGTTGATATGAACAACGGTTATAATAAAGAATACTTCAAAAATCTACACGAAAAGCTTAAAAAACAATACCCTCAAGATGGTGGTAAGATTACTGTAGATGCGATTGGAGGTCTTGAGTGTGGTAAATGTCATTATTAA
- a CDS encoding SPOR domain-containing protein — translation MRNFIKIFSVLSFFSFYTFDAQQVVKRDTLSGTELVMTMDSRVNDAMSGLEEKCAKVAVNTSTSTDYDAPAKPPKIFVPNRELTNAEVCRKNPRILGFKIQITTVKSNEEANEVKAYFRKRFPNLKVETDASLRPNYKILAGSYFTKQSAAADLSRVREYFKSAVAVQYRIFCAEAK, via the coding sequence ATGAGAAATTTCATAAAAATATTTTCGGTACTTTCATTCTTTAGTTTTTATACCTTTGATGCCCAACAGGTTGTAAAGAGAGATACATTGTCCGGAACTGAATTAGTAATGACGATGGATTCGCGAGTTAATGATGCGATGAGCGGTCTTGAAGAGAAATGTGCAAAAGTTGCGGTGAATACTTCTACGTCTACAGATTATGACGCTCCTGCAAAACCGCCAAAGATTTTTGTTCCTAACAGAGAATTGACAAACGCTGAAGTTTGTAGAAAAAACCCAAGAATTTTAGGATTCAAAATTCAGATTACGACAGTGAAAAGCAATGAGGAAGCCAATGAGGTGAAGGCATATTTCAGAAAGAGATTTCCAAATCTGAAAGTTGAAACGGATGCTTCCTTAAGACCCAATTACAAGATTTTAGCAGGAAGTTATTTTACAAAACAAAGTGCTGCAGCGGATCTTTCAAGAGTAAGAGAATACTTCAAATCTGCGGTTGCTGTACAATACAGAATTTTTTGTGCTGAAGCAAAATAG
- a CDS encoding DUF6080 domain-containing protein, with the protein MSITSKFLNFFKIVFPSTFAELGIFIFFLTAYGILGSYIALNYRIIFDSRIPWDAYFSFDNKAIIMTGGSFERHPLSYYFFNWMRDSVLFFTNGKMDVNFRLILAWLSNFIISLSLVQVYKYLKNIIRLPILINLLIVFFFSLFSTNILLSFTPETYTYTLFLLVLFNYYTAIKFKKDGKIAGSALVLAGVTIGGLTVTNIVKIFIPIIFEKGLFKSWKKFGNAAFRVILSCGVFILLYLNRIDFKYQNILSKSGEQYEKFSNVKSTPIWDMIYSYFFGGNILFPSFFIREKHNMKGFYFKAIFMETYSTAFAYIFIGLILGFVLWSYFKNFRNKLVQILMISFLVDIIIHCIFRFGLHTSYIYGGHFVFVYPLLIGWLFFAYGNSPKTLSLLTVIIGISTIYLLLNNYHRMIDFFEFLNKYYQ; encoded by the coding sequence GTGTCTATTACATCAAAATTTTTAAACTTTTTTAAAATTGTTTTTCCTTCCACATTCGCAGAGTTGGGAATTTTCATCTTCTTTTTAACTGCCTACGGAATTTTGGGTTCTTACATTGCGCTGAACTACCGAATTATTTTTGACAGCAGAATTCCTTGGGATGCCTATTTCAGTTTCGACAATAAAGCTATCATCATGACTGGCGGAAGCTTTGAAAGACACCCTCTTTCCTATTACTTTTTTAATTGGATGCGAGATTCTGTTTTGTTTTTTACAAATGGAAAAATGGATGTAAATTTTAGATTAATTTTGGCTTGGCTAAGCAATTTCATCATCAGTTTAAGCTTGGTTCAGGTGTATAAATATCTTAAAAACATAATCAGACTTCCAATACTGATCAATTTACTGATTGTTTTCTTTTTCAGTTTATTTTCTACAAACATTCTTCTTTCTTTCACTCCGGAAACCTATACTTACACGCTGTTTCTATTGGTTTTATTTAATTATTACACCGCTATAAAATTTAAAAAAGACGGAAAAATTGCAGGTTCAGCATTGGTACTTGCCGGAGTAACAATCGGTGGACTGACCGTAACAAATATTGTTAAAATATTCATCCCAATCATTTTTGAAAAAGGCTTATTTAAGAGCTGGAAAAAATTTGGGAATGCAGCTTTCCGAGTGATTCTTTCTTGTGGAGTTTTTATTCTTTTATATCTGAATCGGATTGATTTTAAGTATCAAAACATTCTTTCGAAATCTGGGGAACAGTACGAGAAGTTTTCGAATGTAAAGTCGACACCAATTTGGGATATGATTTATTCTTATTTTTTTGGAGGAAATATCCTTTTCCCGAGTTTTTTCATCAGAGAAAAGCACAATATGAAAGGTTTTTACTTTAAAGCTATTTTCATGGAGACTTACTCTACCGCATTTGCCTACATTTTCATCGGATTGATTTTAGGCTTTGTTTTATGGAGTTATTTTAAAAATTTTAGAAATAAATTGGTTCAGATTCTTATGATTTCATTTTTGGTAGACATCATAATTCACTGCATATTCAGATTTGGACTTCACACTTCATACATCTACGGCGGACATTTTGTTTTTGTCTATCCACTACTGATAGGATGGCTATTTTTCGCATACGGCAATTCACCAAAAACACTTTCCCTTTTAACAGTAATCATTGGTATTTCTACCATTTATTTACTACTCAATAATTACCACCGAATGATTGATTTCTTTGAATTTTTGAACAAATACTACCAATAA
- a CDS encoding T9SS-dependent choice-of-anchor J family protein, with protein sequence MKKLILSLAMLFAATFAYSQTLLDESFESYADFSISGFGSWQTLDLDGLGTYTGGGPVVNGATTWAASWANASSPMAFQIFNLSTSNATNNATATPGVDEEVRNFSAHTGQKVAVSWAGVPGATSANNDWLISPAITLGASNNILTLWVKALSPAYVESYKIGVYVGTGTPTSAANFTIISGASASTAPFTWQQVTQSLNAYSGQTIRIGIQYMSSDKYMFMVDDVKITTGVLSTDEVSKSKTTIYPNPTKGEITIKTDKKIKSSTVVDLSGKVLLQTSSEKVDMSSFTKGTYLLKVEFADGSTKTEKVIKN encoded by the coding sequence ATGAAAAAACTTATACTTTCTTTAGCAATGCTTTTCGCCGCCACATTTGCTTATTCGCAAACCCTTTTAGATGAGAGTTTCGAATCCTATGCTGATTTTTCAATTAGTGGTTTTGGAAGTTGGCAAACTCTAGATCTTGATGGTTTAGGCACATATACTGGAGGAGGCCCTGTTGTTAATGGAGCAACAACATGGGCAGCATCATGGGCAAACGCAAGTAGCCCAATGGCTTTTCAGATATTTAATCTTTCTACTAGTAATGCTACCAATAATGCTACTGCTACTCCCGGTGTTGATGAAGAGGTGAGAAATTTCTCAGCACACACAGGACAAAAAGTAGCTGTATCTTGGGCTGGTGTACCTGGAGCTACATCTGCAAATAATGACTGGCTTATTTCACCCGCTATTACTTTAGGAGCAAGCAATAACATTTTAACTTTGTGGGTAAAAGCATTATCACCAGCATATGTAGAAAGTTACAAAATAGGTGTATATGTTGGTACCGGAACTCCAACAAGTGCTGCAAATTTCACAATTATTTCTGGAGCATCAGCTTCTACAGCTCCTTTTACTTGGCAACAAGTTACCCAATCTTTAAATGCATATTCCGGACAGACTATAAGAATCGGAATTCAGTATATGTCTTCTGATAAATATATGTTTATGGTTGATGATGTTAAAATTACAACAGGAGTTCTATCAACAGACGAAGTTTCAAAATCTAAAACAACCATTTATCCTAACCCTACAAAAGGAGAAATAACAATCAAGACAGACAAAAAGATAAAATCTTCTACAGTAGTTGATCTTTCAGGAAAAGTATTATTACAAACAAGTTCAGAAAAAGTGGATATGAGTTCTTTCACAAAAGGAACTTACTTATTAAAAGTTGAATTTGCAGATGGAAGTACAAAAACAGAAAAAGTAATTAAAAATTAA
- a CDS encoding YdiU family protein yields the protein MNLQNIKQPFLKHFPGDFSKNPIQRNTPKVLFSTIDPVGFDKPKLIAFNEKLSEEIGLGKLNDNDLDFLVGNNLPENIKTYATAYAGHQFGNWAGQLGDGRAILAGEIENNEGLKTEIQWKGAGATPYSRHADGRAVLRSSVREYLMSEAMHHLGIPTTRGLSLCFTGENVVRDMMYSGNPQEEKGAVVVRTAESFLRFGHFELMSAQKEIDTLQKLADFTIKNYFPEITSEGEQKYKDFFQSVCTKTADLMVEWFRVGFVHGVMNTDNMSILGLTIDFGPFSMMDEYDLNFTPNTTDLPGRRYAFGKQGQISQWNLWQLANALFALIKDEKFLEETLNSYGSYFWETHDKMLCRKFGFDELKETDEEFFTNWQGLMQELQLDYTLFFNLWGKIDFITDFKTDFQKISYTILDEVKIRKIENFIEQYQSRLESNSISKEDSLNLMKRANPKFLLRNYLLFECIQEINEGKIEMLEKLTKALENPYEEIFPEFSVKRPPNYDDISGCSMLSCSS from the coding sequence ATGAATCTTCAAAATATCAAACAACCATTTCTTAAACATTTCCCGGGTGATTTTTCTAAAAATCCAATCCAGAGAAATACGCCTAAAGTTTTATTTTCCACCATAGATCCTGTGGGATTTGACAAGCCTAAACTGATTGCTTTTAACGAAAAACTTTCAGAAGAAATCGGTTTAGGAAAATTGAATGATAACGACCTTGATTTTCTTGTCGGAAACAATTTACCTGAAAATATAAAAACCTACGCCACCGCCTACGCCGGACATCAATTTGGAAACTGGGCAGGACAATTGGGTGACGGAAGAGCAATTCTTGCCGGAGAAATAGAAAACAATGAAGGTCTGAAAACTGAAATCCAATGGAAAGGTGCGGGAGCAACGCCCTACTCCAGACACGCTGACGGAAGAGCTGTTTTAAGATCATCTGTTAGAGAATACTTAATGAGCGAAGCGATGCATCATTTAGGAATTCCTACTACAAGAGGATTAAGTTTGTGCTTCACCGGAGAAAATGTAGTACGTGACATGATGTACAGTGGAAATCCGCAGGAGGAGAAAGGTGCAGTGGTGGTAAGAACAGCAGAAAGCTTCCTTCGTTTTGGTCATTTTGAATTGATGTCTGCTCAAAAAGAAATCGATACTTTACAGAAATTGGCAGATTTCACAATCAAAAATTACTTCCCCGAAATCACTTCCGAAGGCGAACAAAAATATAAAGACTTTTTCCAATCCGTTTGTACTAAAACTGCAGACTTAATGGTTGAATGGTTCAGAGTTGGTTTCGTACATGGTGTGATGAATACCGACAACATGTCGATTCTAGGTTTAACCATTGACTTCGGACCGTTTTCTATGATGGATGAATATGATTTAAATTTCACTCCAAACACAACCGATCTTCCCGGAAGAAGATACGCTTTCGGGAAACAAGGTCAAATTTCTCAATGGAATCTATGGCAATTGGCCAATGCCCTTTTTGCTTTAATTAAGGATGAAAAATTCCTTGAAGAAACGTTGAATTCTTACGGAAGCTATTTTTGGGAAACTCACGATAAAATGCTTTGCAGGAAATTTGGTTTTGATGAATTAAAAGAAACCGACGAAGAATTTTTCACCAATTGGCAAGGCTTGATGCAGGAACTTCAACTCGACTATACATTATTTTTCAATTTATGGGGAAAAATTGATTTTATTACTGATTTTAAAACAGATTTTCAGAAAATTTCTTACACTATTTTGGATGAGGTTAAAATCAGAAAGATTGAAAATTTCATTGAACAATATCAGTCACGATTAGAAAGTAACTCAATTTCAAAAGAAGATTCATTAAATTTAATGAAGAGAGCAAACCCGAAATTTCTTTTGAGAAACTATCTTTTATTTGAATGCATCCAAGAAATCAACGAAGGAAAAATAGAAATGCTTGAAAAATTAACAAAGGCTTTAGAAAATCCTTATGAAGAAATTTTTCCGGAGTTCTCTGTGAAAAGACCACCAAATTATGATGATATATCTGGGTGTTCAATGCTTTCTTGTAGCTCTTAG